Proteins encoded together in one Planctomyces sp. SH-PL14 window:
- a CDS encoding four-helix bundle copper-binding protein, whose product MKSMSCIEACQKCAVACQHCLYQMAGMKSSNDCPKCCIECVDLCEQCVRAMVRESRFASRICGLCADACDWCADQCGQHDHEHCQKCAAACRACAKECRQMATAA is encoded by the coding sequence ATGAAGTCCATGAGCTGTATCGAAGCCTGTCAGAAGTGCGCCGTCGCCTGCCAGCACTGCCTGTATCAGATGGCGGGGATGAAGAGTTCCAACGACTGTCCCAAGTGCTGCATCGAGTGCGTCGACCTCTGTGAGCAGTGCGTCCGGGCGATGGTCCGGGAGAGCCGGTTTGCATCCCGGATCTGCGGCTTGTGCGCGGACGCCTGCGACTGGTGCGCCGACCAGTGCGGCCAGCACGATCACGAGCATTGCCAGAAGTGCGCCGCCGCGTGCCGCGCGTGCGCGAAGGAATGCCGTCAGATGGCCACCGCCGCGTGA
- a CDS encoding carboxypeptidase-like regulatory domain-containing protein, with translation MTGRVTLDGRPLTSGSVSLRADAGETWHQPTGAISDSDGAFVVYTNGRPGAPPGPYRVVVFASQPAADRNGAAHPGLPRSLVPKRYNDPRSTPLRLTVAPPPAPTHHALEVLSHAQ, from the coding sequence GTGACGGGTCGGGTCACGCTCGATGGGCGGCCGCTGACGTCCGGTTCCGTCTCACTGCGGGCCGATGCGGGTGAGACCTGGCACCAGCCGACAGGCGCCATCTCGGACAGCGACGGCGCGTTTGTCGTCTACACGAACGGCCGTCCCGGCGCGCCGCCGGGACCGTATCGCGTGGTCGTCTTCGCCAGCCAGCCGGCCGCGGACCGGAACGGGGCGGCCCATCCCGGCCTTCCCCGATCGCTGGTCCCCAAACGGTACAACGACCCCAGGTCGACACCACTGCGGCTGACCGTCGCGCCCCCTCCCGCCCCGACTCACCATGCCCTCGAGGTGCTGAGCCATGCCCAGTGA
- a CDS encoding DUF1559 domain-containing protein — MPSDPIVPAGELAQVNRPGRSRGFTLIELLVVIAIIAILIALLLPAVQQAREAARASQCRNHLKQLGLAVHNYQETFGFLPINRYGDYAYSHVWNYAFEDSYSWSWLATILPYVDQKGLSELANIPLVALKDSPALSVCVPTFTCPSDRLHGAGPINERSHYLRTNPRVGPTNYKGVQGAGFCWGDWANPGTGGHGCEAWEDGDGIFYPLNWTRAMSWRQVTDGLSNTTMVGESAYDPNGAGDMRYGIGWAWAHSVEACAIAAMPINARSPSGVPYASGDWQHKTGFGSWHPGGANFAIADGSARFLSDNMALGLYRALATVGGKEVVPEF, encoded by the coding sequence ATGCCCAGTGATCCCATCGTTCCGGCCGGAGAGCTCGCACAGGTAAACCGTCCAGGACGAAGCCGGGGCTTCACGCTCATCGAGCTGCTCGTCGTGATCGCGATCATCGCCATCCTGATCGCTCTTCTGCTGCCGGCGGTCCAGCAGGCGCGGGAGGCAGCCCGCGCGTCGCAATGCCGCAATCACCTCAAACAGCTCGGGCTGGCGGTCCACAACTATCAGGAGACCTTCGGCTTCCTGCCGATCAACCGCTACGGCGACTATGCCTACTCGCACGTCTGGAACTACGCCTTCGAGGACTCCTACTCCTGGAGCTGGCTGGCCACGATCCTTCCGTACGTCGACCAGAAGGGGTTGTCGGAGCTGGCCAACATCCCGCTCGTCGCTTTGAAGGACAGTCCGGCCCTGTCGGTCTGCGTCCCCACCTTCACTTGTCCCTCGGACCGGCTGCACGGCGCGGGGCCGATCAACGAACGCTCGCACTACCTGCGGACGAACCCCCGCGTCGGCCCCACGAACTACAAGGGGGTCCAGGGGGCGGGGTTCTGCTGGGGCGACTGGGCAAACCCTGGCACCGGCGGCCACGGCTGCGAAGCCTGGGAGGACGGCGACGGGATCTTCTATCCGCTGAACTGGACGCGGGCGATGTCCTGGCGGCAGGTCACCGACGGCCTCAGCAATACGACGATGGTCGGCGAGTCGGCGTACGACCCGAACGGCGCGGGGGACATGCGGTACGGGATCGGCTGGGCCTGGGCGCACTCCGTCGAGGCGTGCGCCATCGCGGCCATGCCGATCAACGCCCGCTCCCCGAGCGGCGTCCCCTATGCATCCGGCGACTGGCAGCACAAGACGGGCTTCGGAAGCTGGCACCCCGGCGGGGCGAACTTTGCCATCGCGGACGGCAGCGCCCGATTCCTGTCCGACAACATGGCTCTGGGCCTCTACCGGGCCCTTGCAACCGTGGGGGGCAAAGAGGTCGTCCCCGAGTTCTGA
- a CDS encoding PhzF family phenazine biosynthesis protein, whose amino-acid sequence MPIRCWQVDAFTNRPFGGNPAAVCWLDHPADDRWMQSVAAEMNLSETAFVRPLKQDYELRWFTPTVEVDLCGHATLATAHALWHSQLVPSDEPLRFQTRSGQLTCTRDGRFIELDFPASIPVEAPPPPGLLEAMGVRPLFAARTQFDFLIALESEEAVRNVRPDYVRLGEIPVRGVIVTAPSADPQFDFASRFFAPAVGVNEDPVCGSAHCALAPYWAGRLGRRDLLAHQVSAREGVLRLKWRDDRVLLGGEAVTVWQGELL is encoded by the coding sequence ATGCCGATTCGCTGCTGGCAGGTGGATGCGTTCACGAACCGCCCGTTCGGCGGGAACCCCGCGGCGGTCTGCTGGCTCGACCATCCCGCGGACGACCGGTGGATGCAGTCTGTCGCGGCGGAGATGAACCTCTCCGAGACCGCCTTCGTCCGTCCGCTCAAGCAGGACTACGAGCTCCGCTGGTTCACGCCGACCGTCGAGGTTGACCTCTGTGGACACGCGACGCTCGCCACCGCCCATGCGCTCTGGCACTCTCAGCTCGTCCCGTCCGATGAGCCGCTGCGCTTCCAGACCCGGAGCGGCCAGCTCACCTGCACGCGGGACGGCCGCTTCATCGAGCTCGACTTTCCGGCGAGCATTCCCGTCGAGGCCCCGCCCCCTCCGGGACTGCTCGAAGCAATGGGCGTGCGGCCGCTCTTTGCCGCCCGCACGCAGTTCGACTTCCTGATCGCGCTCGAATCGGAAGAGGCGGTCCGGAACGTCCGCCCCGACTACGTCCGGCTCGGGGAGATCCCCGTTCGAGGGGTGATCGTCACTGCCCCCTCGGCCGATCCACAATTCGACTTCGCTTCGCGGTTCTTCGCCCCCGCAGTCGGCGTCAATGAAGATCCGGTCTGCGGCTCGGCGCACTGCGCCCTCGCCCCCTACTGGGCCGGACGCCTCGGCCGCCGCGACCTCCTGGCGCATCAGGTCTCGGCCCGCGAGGGCGTCCTGCGGCTCAAGTGGCGGGACGACCGCGTCCTCCTCGGCGGCGAGGCGGTGACGGTCTGGCAGGGGGAGCTCCTCTGA
- the cls gene encoding cardiolipin synthase, protein MTFPAWFSALALVLDFAVRLWLAYRIVMRRLPVGVSLAWLLVILVFPFLGSIGYLLLGEYHLGWHRLQRILDVEKEWRVVSQGIASLGPIRQLLEHPEESRLARLAATTFLAPPLQGNELRLLDGANEIFPSLLDDIDAAQESCDFLFYIWASGGRVDQVEEALRRAAARGVRCRILVDAMGSSAFLRDGRAEELRRAGIAVQPALPSGLLSLPFVRPDLRLHRKIVIIDHKVGYTGSLNMADPVSFKQDAGVGQWVDAMVRTRGPVVLAMAASFLSFWSVETAQEADRAEWMEDAQKVQPVGSACVQVLSSGPAVRVEAMEQVVLTALYSARREVILTTPYFVPSESLLTALLSVAGSGVAVTLILPAQVDSALVRFASRAYQKELVDAGIRVALYEGGLLHTKSITIDDSLTLFGSLNLDPRSLRLNFEITLTVYDEEFNGRVKALQTTYLQRCRIVNEELLRRETHAMQFVQNTARLLGPVL, encoded by the coding sequence ATGACGTTCCCCGCCTGGTTCTCCGCCCTGGCCCTCGTGCTCGACTTCGCCGTCCGGCTGTGGCTGGCGTACCGGATCGTGATGCGCCGCCTGCCGGTCGGGGTCTCGCTGGCGTGGCTGCTCGTGATCCTCGTTTTTCCGTTCCTGGGGTCGATCGGCTATCTGCTCCTGGGGGAATACCACCTCGGCTGGCACCGGCTGCAGCGGATCCTCGACGTCGAAAAGGAGTGGCGCGTCGTCTCGCAGGGGATCGCCAGCCTGGGACCGATCCGGCAGCTCCTCGAACACCCCGAAGAGTCGCGCCTCGCCCGCCTCGCGGCCACGACATTCCTCGCCCCCCCGCTCCAGGGGAACGAGCTGCGGCTGCTCGACGGGGCCAACGAAATCTTTCCCTCGCTGCTGGACGACATCGATGCCGCCCAGGAGAGCTGCGACTTCCTGTTCTACATCTGGGCGAGCGGCGGCCGGGTCGATCAGGTCGAAGAGGCGCTCCGGAGGGCGGCGGCCCGGGGGGTCCGCTGCCGGATCCTGGTCGACGCGATGGGGAGTTCCGCCTTCCTCCGCGACGGCCGCGCCGAGGAACTCCGCCGGGCGGGGATCGCGGTCCAGCCTGCCCTTCCTTCGGGCCTTCTGAGCCTGCCGTTCGTCCGCCCCGACCTCCGCCTGCACCGGAAGATCGTCATCATCGACCACAAGGTCGGCTACACCGGCAGCCTCAACATGGCCGATCCGGTCTCCTTCAAGCAGGACGCCGGCGTCGGCCAGTGGGTGGACGCGATGGTCCGGACCCGCGGCCCGGTCGTGCTGGCCATGGCCGCTTCGTTCCTCTCGTTCTGGTCGGTCGAGACCGCCCAGGAGGCGGACCGGGCGGAGTGGATGGAGGACGCCCAGAAGGTCCAGCCGGTCGGGAGCGCCTGCGTGCAGGTCCTCTCCTCCGGTCCGGCGGTCCGCGTCGAGGCGATGGAGCAGGTCGTCCTGACCGCCCTCTACTCGGCCCGGCGGGAGGTGATCCTGACGACGCCGTACTTCGTCCCCAGCGAGTCGCTCCTGACGGCGCTCCTGTCCGTCGCGGGGAGCGGTGTGGCGGTGACCCTGATCCTCCCCGCTCAGGTCGACTCGGCTCTTGTGCGATTCGCCAGCCGCGCCTACCAGAAGGAACTCGTCGATGCCGGGATCCGGGTCGCCCTCTACGAAGGGGGACTCCTGCACACCAAGTCGATCACGATCGACGACAGCCTGACGCTCTTCGGGTCGCTGAACCTCGACCCCCGCAGCCTGCGGCTCAACTTCGAGATCACGCTGACGGTCTACGACGAGGAGTTCAACGGCCGCGTCAAAGCCCTGCAGACGACCTACCTGCAGCGATGCCGGATCGTGAACGAGGAGCTCCTGCGGCGGGAGACGCATGCGATGCAGTTCGTTCAGAATACGGCGCGGCTGCTTGGCCCGGTTCTTTAG
- a CDS encoding Uma2 family endonuclease: MPTEILLQDPPVSLPYRPARLSVDRYLEMIASGIIQEDDRIELLEGVLVEKMTKNPPHTVVTRRCDLLLTQAVPAGWHVRNQEPIVLPVSVPEPDLAVVRGEVTDFAERHPRGIEIGLIVEVADSSVATDRYKSRLYAAAGIPHYWLVDLSARSLDHYWDPDTNSEQYRQKRTCSIHEMVPLTLDGHVVRDIPLSEILL; this comes from the coding sequence ATGCCCACCGAGATTCTGCTGCAGGATCCCCCTGTCTCGCTCCCGTACCGGCCGGCGCGGCTCAGCGTTGACCGGTATCTCGAAATGATCGCCTCGGGGATCATCCAGGAGGACGACCGGATCGAACTGCTGGAAGGGGTGCTGGTCGAAAAGATGACGAAGAACCCTCCGCATACCGTTGTGACGCGACGTTGTGACCTTCTTCTGACCCAGGCCGTCCCAGCCGGGTGGCACGTCCGAAATCAGGAGCCGATTGTTCTGCCGGTGAGCGTTCCGGAACCGGATCTGGCTGTCGTTCGCGGTGAGGTGACGGATTTCGCGGAACGCCACCCTCGCGGGATCGAGATCGGTCTGATCGTAGAAGTGGCGGACTCCAGCGTGGCGACGGACCGATACAAGTCCAGGCTCTACGCCGCGGCGGGTATTCCGCACTATTGGCTTGTCGATCTTTCGGCCCGGTCGCTCGATCACTACTGGGATCCCGATACGAACTCGGAGCAGTATCGCCAGAAACGAACCTGTTCGATTCACGAGATGGTGCCGCTGACGCTGGACGGTCACGTCGTTCGCGACATTCCGCTCTCGGAAATTCTTCTCTAG
- a CDS encoding galactose oxidase encodes MLRVCERLSRLGALFLITISLCSVPLWADEPAADWVKVTDHAEWRPRDSCGEVVLGGKMWIMGGWFNSNSEPPSDVWNSVDGKTWTRVAEKSPWKHSDFPMTLAFRDRMWVMGGWHNGRLPDASASSAVWSSKDGVEWTQHTPEAGWSPRLAAGAVIHRDRMWIVGGVEKYYFGDAASLKNDVWSSADGKTWERVVENAGWTPRAYHQVVSLNGKLYLLGGGNYLPEYQARNDVWSSEDGVTWTQLTDKAPWSPRLWFSAVAYRDRLWVLGGWSNNPSKNWSDVWHSADGIKWEKLETPTMWKERHEHSVYIHDDAIWVAGGMTPPLTNDVWKLKLPK; translated from the coding sequence ATGTTGCGCGTCTGCGAACGGCTTTCCCGTCTCGGGGCCTTGTTTCTCATCACGATCAGTTTGTGCTCCGTTCCCCTCTGGGCCGACGAGCCGGCCGCCGACTGGGTGAAGGTCACGGACCATGCCGAGTGGCGGCCGCGGGACTCCTGCGGAGAAGTCGTCCTGGGCGGCAAGATGTGGATCATGGGGGGCTGGTTCAATTCCAACTCCGAGCCGCCGAGCGATGTCTGGAACTCCGTCGACGGCAAGACCTGGACCCGCGTGGCGGAGAAGTCTCCTTGGAAGCACTCCGACTTTCCGATGACGCTCGCGTTCCGCGACCGGATGTGGGTCATGGGGGGGTGGCACAACGGCCGCCTGCCGGATGCCAGCGCGAGCTCCGCCGTCTGGTCCTCGAAGGACGGAGTCGAATGGACGCAGCACACGCCGGAGGCGGGCTGGTCTCCCCGGCTGGCCGCGGGAGCGGTGATCCACCGGGACCGGATGTGGATCGTCGGCGGGGTCGAGAAGTACTACTTCGGCGATGCCGCGAGCCTCAAGAACGACGTCTGGTCGTCGGCCGACGGCAAGACCTGGGAGCGGGTCGTGGAAAACGCCGGCTGGACCCCACGGGCTTACCATCAGGTCGTCTCGCTGAACGGGAAGCTGTACCTTCTCGGCGGCGGCAACTATCTGCCGGAGTACCAGGCGCGGAACGATGTCTGGTCGAGCGAGGACGGCGTCACCTGGACGCAGCTCACCGACAAGGCCCCCTGGTCGCCGCGGCTCTGGTTCTCGGCCGTGGCCTACCGCGATCGGCTGTGGGTCCTTGGCGGATGGTCCAACAACCCGTCGAAGAACTGGAGCGACGTCTGGCACTCGGCCGACGGGATCAAGTGGGAGAAGCTCGAGACCCCCACGATGTGGAAGGAGCGGCACGAGCACTCCGTTTACATCCACGACGACGCGATCTGGGTCGCCGGCGGGATGACGCCGCCACTGACCAACGACGTGTGGAAGCTCAAGCTGCCGAAGTAG
- a CDS encoding chloride channel protein, with translation MTSSDTPRHPHPPSDPISIAPSLSEIGAAEQIPRPVLAVDRRVLQLCLTALILGAATGLVAQVLVHLIGLITNLAFYGRFSFHESSPAPAVERLGLWVIPIPVVGALIIGLMARFGSKAIRGHGIPEAMEQVLTNESRIPARITLLKPVSAAISIGTGGPFGAEGPIIATGGALGSLVGQLRSTSASERKTLLAAGAAAGMSAIFGTPVSAVLLAIELLLFEFRARSMIPVALAASIAAGVRMILVGPVPPFQMTELAQPTGAALLVYILIGGLMGLAAVAVTRITYGIEDAFEKLPIHWMWWPAIGAVAVGTVGYFAPQTLGVGYSNISDLLSARLTLSAALFLCVMKFLSWSISLGSGTSGGTLAPLLTIGGAMGTALGIGLSSALPGLGIDPRIAALVGMASLFAGASRATLASAVFMFEATMQPAGLLPLLGACATANLVSSYFMTHSIMTEKIARRGIRTPAEYEADALDQVFVRNVCSSGVIALKAADSVRTVRDWLASGVAGTSHQGFPVLDEHGTLVGVLTRRNLVDPAVPGEQTIWETIRMMPKYVYDDCTVRQAADHMVNHGIGRLPVVTRATPPRVIGMITRSDVLSVFKRRAQQQEVQEPTLRVRVPTFRLKGTGRKRAARPEQSASR, from the coding sequence ATGACTTCCTCAGACACCCCGCGCCACCCCCACCCCCCTTCCGATCCGATCTCGATCGCCCCCTCGCTCAGCGAGATCGGGGCCGCTGAACAGATCCCCCGACCGGTCCTCGCCGTCGACCGCCGGGTGCTCCAGCTCTGCCTGACCGCCCTGATCCTCGGGGCCGCGACCGGGCTCGTGGCTCAGGTCCTGGTCCACCTGATCGGGCTGATCACGAACCTCGCTTTCTACGGGCGCTTCAGCTTCCATGAGTCCTCTCCCGCTCCTGCGGTCGAGCGGCTGGGGCTGTGGGTCATCCCGATTCCGGTCGTGGGTGCGCTCATCATCGGCCTGATGGCCCGTTTCGGATCGAAGGCGATCCGCGGCCACGGGATCCCCGAGGCGATGGAGCAGGTCCTGACGAACGAGAGCCGCATCCCGGCGCGGATCACGCTCCTGAAACCGGTCTCTGCCGCGATCTCGATCGGGACCGGCGGACCGTTCGGCGCCGAAGGGCCGATCATCGCTACGGGTGGGGCGCTCGGGTCGCTTGTCGGCCAGCTGCGGTCGACCTCCGCCTCTGAACGAAAGACGCTTCTCGCCGCGGGAGCCGCGGCCGGCATGTCGGCCATCTTCGGCACGCCAGTCTCGGCGGTGCTGCTGGCGATCGAACTGCTCCTCTTCGAGTTCCGCGCCCGCTCGATGATCCCCGTGGCCCTCGCCGCCTCGATCGCGGCTGGCGTCCGGATGATCCTGGTCGGACCCGTTCCGCCGTTCCAGATGACGGAACTCGCGCAGCCGACCGGCGCGGCCCTCCTGGTCTACATCCTGATCGGCGGCCTGATGGGGCTCGCCGCCGTGGCGGTGACGCGGATCACCTATGGGATCGAGGACGCCTTCGAGAAGCTGCCGATTCACTGGATGTGGTGGCCGGCGATCGGCGCGGTGGCGGTCGGAACCGTCGGCTACTTCGCTCCGCAGACGCTCGGCGTCGGATACTCGAACATTTCGGATCTCCTCTCGGCGCGGCTCACGCTGTCGGCCGCGCTGTTCCTGTGCGTCATGAAGTTCCTGTCGTGGTCGATCTCGCTCGGCAGCGGCACGTCGGGAGGGACTCTCGCGCCGCTGCTCACGATCGGCGGGGCGATGGGGACGGCGCTCGGGATCGGCCTCAGTTCCGCCCTGCCGGGACTTGGGATCGATCCGCGGATCGCCGCCCTCGTCGGGATGGCGTCGCTGTTCGCGGGGGCGTCCCGCGCGACGCTCGCCTCGGCAGTCTTCATGTTCGAAGCGACGATGCAGCCGGCGGGGCTCCTGCCGCTCCTCGGCGCGTGCGCCACGGCGAACCTCGTGTCGAGCTACTTCATGACCCACTCGATCATGACGGAGAAGATCGCCCGCCGCGGGATCCGGACCCCCGCCGAGTATGAGGCGGACGCGCTCGACCAGGTCTTCGTCCGCAATGTCTGTTCATCAGGCGTGATCGCTCTGAAGGCGGCCGACTCGGTCCGGACGGTCCGGGACTGGCTCGCCAGTGGCGTTGCCGGGACCTCTCACCAGGGCTTCCCTGTGCTGGACGAACACGGAACGCTGGTCGGCGTGCTGACGCGGAGGAACCTCGTCGATCCGGCGGTCCCCGGAGAGCAGACGATCTGGGAGACGATCCGGATGATGCCGAAGTACGTCTATGACGACTGCACGGTACGGCAGGCGGCGGACCACATGGTGAACCACGGGATCGGCCGGCTGCCGGTCGTGACCCGGGCCACGCCGCCGCGGGTCATCGGGATGATCACGCGCAGCGACGTCCTGTCGGTCTTCAAACGCCGCGCCCAGCAGCAGGAGGTCCAGGAACCGACGCTGCGGGTCCGCGTGCCGACCTTCCGCTTGAAGGGGACCGGCCGCAAGCGTGCCGCCCGGCCGGAGCAGTCGGCGTCCCGGTAG